The Acidobacteriota bacterium genome includes the window CCTGTATATCACTATCCAGATAAGAAAAAACTTCTGCTTGTAGTTTTTGAGGAAGAATCCTTAAAATAATTGCATAATCTTTGGCATCAATTTCTCTAAATAAATCTGCTATGTCAGAGGCATGCCAGGTCGATATAACATCCTTTAACACGCCCCAATGTTTGTTTTTAATTAGTTCTTCAACTTCTGGCTGAAGCAGTTGTATCATCGGATTTAAAATTTTTTTATCCTTTTTCATGATTTCACCAGTTTATAAGTACATTTTATTTAAACCCCCAAATAAAAAGTACATATAAACAATCTGCATATACTCTCCTCTGGGCAACTATTGTTTTTTGTTTTCTGCTCAGTTCCACTTCCTTTTAAAAGACTATTAAGTGGGTTTTTTATTACAGAAAGATTTTTAATCTTGCTGTTTTCTCTATACTCAATTTTCACAGCAGGGATTTTGCCTTCCCTTGCCATTTTATAAAGAAAAGAGTTCGAAACAACCATTAAAATGGCTCCCCAGGGTGGACTCGAACCACCAACCCTCCGGTTAACAGCCGGATGCTCTGCCAATTGAGCTACTGGGGAACCCCCTCGTAATCTATACATCAGCTCTTTCTGAAAATCAAGCCCCTTTTTCGAGAATTTAACCCTCTACCCCGTTAAATGAATCTACCCTCCCTGGAGCCAGAGAGGGTAGATATTTGGCCCTTTCCTTCCTTTCTTGAGTTAGCCTTCCTTTTCCTTTCCTGCTTCTCCCGCTTCCTCAGTCAGTAAGGGGTTTTCGGAAAGGAAGCGATCGATATCGACGCTCGGCGCATATTCCTCGAGCACCTTCCGCTGAGTTTCCCGTCTTACCGCTATCGGGACCGCTGCCCCAGGGGCGGGGAAGAAGATGCTTCCGATGTCGTTTTCCAGGATGGCAAGAAGCTGAGAGAGGATTACATCGCGGGAATCGGGAAAAAGAGGGGCTACCTCCAATTTATAGGTCCAATAGGTACGAGCAAGGTCGATAAACGGTCCCTCAGAGAGGGAGTAGTTTTCGGCAAGGGTGGTCCCCAACTTCTCCTTTATCCGTTCCTCAGGACAGAAACCCTCCCCCTCAGCCACTTTATTGAAGAAATAGCGGACGAGCGCATTGAAGGCAGTCTCGATAACCCCTTTCTCATCATCCGCTATCTCCCGTGAGACATTGGCAAGGAGGACCTCTTTGTCCTTCTCAGTGAGCTTCTCCCCGATAAAGAGATAAGCAGCACTGAGTTCATTCATCCACTCCTCCAAATTCATTTGTTCCCCTTTCTTAAATATTTAATGGGATGCAATGTAAATTTTTTAAGGTAGAGTTTTTGTTTCCCGGCTCTTCCTTTCTTTTTTTATTATTCCATTTTCTTTTTCAGATCCATCAACACCAATTTTGATATCGCCTTCAGGGTAGCAAAGACGCCTATCCCCTGAATAGCCACCGCCTCGAAGACAGGTTCTCCCTTTACCACCAGCTTCTTCTTCATCTCCTCGACGGGAACGATGTTTGGAAGGTCCCGCTTGTTCAACTGGAGCACATAGGGGATGTTCATTAGGTCATAACCGCATTCCTTCAGGTTATCCTGGAGGTTCTGGAGCGATTCCAGATTGGCGTCCATCCGCTCCACCTGGGAATCAGCCACCATAATGATGCCATCTACCCCTTTAAGAATGAGCTTACGGCTGGCATTGTAGAACACCTGCCCCGGGACGGTGTAGAGATGGAGCCGGGTGCGGAATCCCTTGATGCTACCCAAATCCAAGGGAAGGAAGTCAAAAAAGAGGGTACGATCGGTTTCAGTAGCAAGGGAGATGAGTTTTCCTTTAAGATGAGGACTCGTCCTTTCGTAGATATATTGAAGGTTGGTGGTCTTACCACCGAGTCCAGGACCGTAATAAACGATCTTACAATTTATCTCTCGTGAGGCATAATTTACATAAGTCATAGCTTTGCTTCAGCCAATTTGTTTCTCAGGATAAGCCCTTAGCTTTCTCCACCACCAAACAGGCGTTCGATATCCTCGTCGGTAATCTCGGAGAAGGGGGACTCAAAATCCTTTCTTACCGTTTCCTTCTCCTTTGATATTTTCTCCATAATCTGGTCGAATATCCTGGTGAGTTCACCACTTGCCTTCTTTACCCTCAACCTTACCAACCCGAGCGAGGAGCGCTGGTCGAAAATGACCACCAGGATGATCCTGTTCGCCACAATGGAGATGTGAATGTTATCCCGCTCTCCTTCATGAAACAGGATATTGAACTCCCGTTCCCCGATCAGCCGTGCCAATCCATCGGTGGCTGCCACATTTCCTGCAGTGAGTGAAGCGAGCGAAGTGGTATCCAGATTCTCGATATCCCCGGTTGCTGCTATCTGTTGCCCGTTTTTATCAACGAGGAATACGATCTTGGCGTGGGCTTCCTCCCGCAACTTGGAGATTACCGCGTTGAGCTTATTGAAATCCTCTTCGTAGATAAATAAATCACCCGCTACCATTCCTCATCCACTCCCAATAAGTTCCCTCACATTTAACCATAATATTTTACCAGATTCAATCCTCTTATCCAAGGCCTCTCTTTCTCTTTGGGTTTCGATTGAAGCTTCTCACAATATGTTATTATAATATCAAATAATAGAGAAAGGCAAATGTCGAAGGAAGAAAGGCTTGAAGAGCTGGTTGAAAAGCTGGTTCACTCCCCCAAAACTGGGCGAGAGATTACCAAGGTGGAGGTTCTTCCGCAAAGGAAGGGAAGTCTCGCCCCCTTCCCGGAGAAGATACCGGAGCGGATCGTCTCCGCTCTGAAGAAGGTGGGCATAGAAAGGCTTTATTCCCATCAGCGAGAGGCGATCGAGAGGGTTTTGGCTGGGGAGAATGTGGTCATTGCCACCCCTACCGCATCGGGCAAGAGCCTTTGTTATCACCTTCCCGTCCTTATCCGGATGCTCGAGGACAAAGGCTCTCGTGCCCTTTTCCTCTTTCCCACCAAGGCGCTCTCCCAGGATCAGGTGATGGAGTTCAACAAGCTCGTCGAGACATTATCCCTACCCATCGCCTGCTACACCTACGATGGCGATACCCCGGCTGATGCCCGGAGGGCGATAAGGGCAAAGGGCAATGTGGTGGTGACCAACCCCGATATGCTTCATACCGGTATCCTTCCCCACCATACCAAGTGGCTTAAGCTCTTTTCCAATCTTCATTTTGTGGTGATCGATGAGCTTCATACCTACCGTGGGGTGTTTGGTAGCCATTTTGCCAACCTTATGCGCCGTTTCCTCCGGGTGGCTCGTTTTTATGGGGCGAAGCCCATCTTCATCTGTTCCTCTGCTACCATCGGGAACCCGAAGGAGCTTGCTGAGCAGTTGGTGGGGGAGCGGTTTACCCTCATCGATCAAAATGGCGCCCCCTCGGGAAAAAAGTACTTCATCTTCGTGAATCCCCCGTTGGTAAACCCTGCCCTCGGCATCAGGGCAAGCTATATAAATGAGGCGAGGAAATATGGAGGAAGGTTCATTTCCCACGGGATAAAGACGATAATCTTTGCTCCCAGCAGGCTCAAGGTAGAGGTGCTTACCCGCTACCTGAAGGAGGATTTCAGGGATAGATTGGGAGAAGAGGGGATCCGGGGCTACCGCGGAGGATATCTCCCTAAGCTTCGTCGGGAGATAGAGAGGGGGCTTAAGGAGGGGAAAGTGATCGGTGTGGTCTCCACCAATGCCCTTGAGCTCGGGATCGATATCGGCGAGCTTGAGGCGTCGATAATAGCGGGGTACCCGGGGACCATCGCCAGTACCTGGCAGGAGGCGGGCAGGGCGGGGAGGAAGCGAAATACCTCGGTAGCGGTGCTCATTGCCAGGAGCAATCCCCTTGATCAGTTCATCATCACCCATCCCGATTACTTCTTCTCTCGCTCCCCCGAGGAGGGAAGGGTGAACCCAGAGAATCCGGTGATCTTAGCCTCCCATCTGAAATGCGCTGCCTTTGAGCTTCCCATCGCCGAAGGCGAGGACTTGGGAGGAGAGATAGGAAAGGAGATACTCGATATCCTGACCGAGGATGGTTTCCTCCATAAGATAGGAGGAAGATGGCATTGGGCATCCGATTCTTATCCTGCTCTCTCCGTCTCTTTGAGAACCGCTTCCCCGGATAACTTCGTGGTCATTGAGAGGGGAGAACGGGATAGAACCATCGGAGAGGTGGATTACGAATCTGCCTTCACCACAATTTATCCCGGCGCTATTTACTTGGCGGAAGGAGAGTGCTACCAGGTGAAGGAGCTCGATTTTCCAGGGAGGAGGGCTTATGTGGAGAGGGTTTCCGCCGATTACTACACCGAAGCCATCTCTTACACCGGGGTAAGGGTTCTCGATATCTTCGAGGAGAAGGAAGAAAAAGGAGTGAGGGTGGAGCAGGGTGAGGTGCGGGTTAACACCAAGGTAGCGGGCTACAAGAAGATAAGGTTTGAAACTGGAGAGAATGTGGGCTACGGGGAGGTGAACCTCCCGGAGCAGGAGCTTACCACTGAGGGGTACTGGTTTACCATTCCGGATGAGGTGATCTCTCGCTTCCCATTTTCGAGGAGCGAGTTGGTCGATGGGCTTCTCGGTATCTCCTACCTCCTCATCCATCTTGCAAGCTTTCTTCTTATGTGCGATGTCTCTGATCTCGGGCGCTCCATTGGCGACAGGGACGCCGGGTGGTTTGCCGCCTCTGGTGCCGATGGAAGGGGCTTTTACAGCTATGCCAAGGGTATCTCCCGTCTTGAGCCCGGGGCGATAGGGAGCTTTCGTCCCACCCTATTCATCTACGAAAATTATCCCGGTGGCGTTGGGGGGATGCCCTTTCTCTTCGATAAACATAGCCTTCTCCTCTCCGAGGCGATGGAGATTATCGCTTCCTGCCCTTGCGAGATGGGTTGTCCTTCCTGCGTTGGTCCCTCCGCCGAGGTCTCTACCCGGGCGAAGGAGGTGGCGTTTCACATTCTCAAGGAGATAGGCGGAGATGTTTGAGCCGAAGGGGGAAGAGATAAAAAGGCTCCTCTCCTCACCCTACCGGGATATCCTGGGAAGGGAGAAGGAGAATATCACTCTAAGGCGGAGATTGGAGCTCGTCTTAAGGAAGGAGAGAAAGAGAAGGAGGGAAGCTTCTAAGGTGAACGAGCTTCCCGGTGAGTGGGTGAGTACCCCTTATGGTGAGGTGCTCGTGCGGGAGCGGGTCTATCCCTGGGATTATCGCCATGGAGATTTCCCCATAGGGCGGGCTTTGGAATTGCCGAGGCAGGCGATCTCTTTCCTTCTTCCCGATCTTTCCGCTGATGTTGATCTCTCCCAGTTCCTTTTCATCGATACCGAGACGAGCGGACTCGCTATGGGAACGGGGACCTACATCTTCCTCTTCGGTGCTGGCTTTTTGGTTGAGGAGGGGTTTAAGGTCGTTCAGTATTTCATAAAGGACTACTCCCAAGAGCAGGCAATGCTCCACCTTATAGAGGAGCTTCTGTCAAAATTTTCCCTCCTCGTGAGCTTCAACGGGAGGAGGTTCGACATCTCTCTCCTTGAGACGCGGTTCATCATAAACCGGATGGGGATGGAGCTTGACCAATTTCCCCATATCGATCTTCTCTACCCATCAAGGCTTCTCTGGCGGAGGGTGTTTCCCGACTGTCGGCTTATCACCCTGGAGCGAGAGGTCTTATCCTTTCTTCGTTTCGACGATATACCCGGAGAGGAGATACCCTGGAGGTATTTCCATTACCTCCGCACCGGGGATCTTGGGCTCGTTCTTCCCATCTTCGAGCACAACTTGCTCGACATCCTCTCCCTGTTAGCCCTTTTCTTCTTTATCGCTTCTCTTCTTTCCTCACCTGCTGAGCTTGCCCCACTTCTTTCCGCCGATTTCTCCGCCCTCGGCAGGTTCTTTGAGGAGCGCGAGAAATTGGAGACCTCGGTCGCCTGCTATCAAGAGGAGTTGAAAGGAGGAGGAAAGAGGGCTTATCAGGCGGCAAAGCGTCTTTCCCTGATATATAAGCGAACCGGGGATTATCCTTCTGCCCTTCCCCTATGGCGCCTTATGCGGGAGAGGATGGAGGGATTCGACCCTTTCCCCTACGAGGAGGAGGCGAAATACTACGAGCACAAAGCGAAGGATTATCAGCGGGCGAAGAGATTGGTGGAGGAGGCGATAACGAGATTTAAAGAGACGGAGTGGATACTTCCTCCAAGTAAAAGGGAAGAGATATACTCTCTACTCCACCATAGGCTCAAAAGATTGGTAAGAAAACTGACCACCCGAAATCAGGAGGAAGGCTTATAAGGAGGAAAGATCTGATCCTTCCCCCGCTTTTTTGCAGCAAGTAATCTTTTGTCTCCCTCCTCAAGAAGTCCTTCTGCTGTTTTGGCTGAGAAGTCGTCGGTCGCCACTACTCCGGCACTTAAGGTGAGGGTGAGCTTCTTCTGCTTGATGAAGAAACAGTGTTCCGTTACCTTCTTTTTGAGCCTCAGAGCTACCTTCAACCCGTTTCCCAGCTCAGTTGCCGGGAGGAGAAGGGCGAATTCATCCCCCCCGTATCTTGCTAGTACATCCCCCTGCCTTACTCCGTTCACCAGGATGGAGGCAACCTCGGCTAAGATCTTATCCCCGGCTAAATGTCCGTAGGTATCGTTTATCTTCTTGAAATCATCGAGATCGAGAATAATGAGGGCGAGCGGTTGAAGATAGCGGGAAGCACGGTTGAACTCGAGCTTAAGCGCTTCGAAGAAGAAGCGTCGATTGTAGATGTTGGTTAAGGGGTCGGTGATGGAGAGTCGCTTCAGCTCCTTGGTAAGCTCGGTCAAGCGTTCTGTTTTCTCTTTTAGCTTCTTTGTCAACTCAGCATTTTGTCTGGTAAGGAGGTATTTCCCCCGTGCCTCTTCTATTACCGGGGGAAGAAGCTCGAGGAAATTGAAATCTACCTCTTTCACTATGTAGTCATATGCCCCTTCCTTCATCGCCCGAACTACTGTCTGCTCATCTCCATGGGCGGTCATCACGATCACCGGGACATCGACATTCCGCTTCTTGAGCTCGATGAGGAACTCTATCCCATTCATTTTGGGAAGGAGAAAATCGCAGACAATGGCGTAAAAAGAGGAGAGGTGGGGAAGGGAGAGAGCATCCTCTCCGCTTTCCACCACCTCTACCTGATATCCCTGTTCGATGAGCTTCAGCTTGATGAGCTCAGCGTGGTCTTTGGTATCCTCGACCACGAGGACTTTTTTCTTTTCTTCCTCCTCCTCCACCTCTCAGCTCCTCAGTTTAAATCGATCCTCCAGTTTTTTCAGTCTGTCGACGATCCCACCGTACTCGAGGTCCTCATAGGGGAGCATCGCTGCTCCGAAGAAGCCTTGTTTTCTTATCTCGAGGCTCTTTCTCGCCGCTTCCTCCCTCACCGTGTCCCAGAATGGGTGGTCAAAGGCGTCGACGGGACCGGTGAGCTTTCCTCGATAAAGGGAGAAGGCGAGAGCGGATACGATGGGAGGTCCATCGAAGAAGGAGCAACAAGTACCGGTTTTTGCTGGAGTGAGCGGTCCAATATGGCTTCCCCGCATAAAGCCAGAGACATAGTGGGCGAGGGCAAACGGAGAAAGAACTTCGCCCGAAGCGGGAAACTCCCCTTGGACCCGGACGATCATTATCGGATCGTCCTTGCCCGTATACCTCCCAGCGATGTTCCTGAGTCTGGTGGTGCTTACCGAAACCGCTTTGGCGCCAGTAGCCCGAGAGCGGATCTCCTCGATGACATAGCGTGAGGTATCCCGGAGTAGGGCGGCAATGTCGTAAAGATCCTCAGGAGCGTTGAGCTCGATAACTCGATCCCCCTCAGTGCAGGAGACATCCATAATAACAAAGGTGAACCCCTTGCCTATTTTCGGAGAAAGGATGAGTCCGGATGAATGCATTGGGTCGGCAAAGGCGAGATAGAGGGGCAGGTTGTAAGCACCTGGATCGGTTTTATCAGCAGCGAAGAAGATGAAGGGCTCAGCCGGACGTTCCTCGAACTCTATCTCAGCAACTGCCGGTCCCAATCCCTTTACATTACCAGAAAAGGCATCCTTCAGGAGATCCTGCCCTGCGGCGTAAAGCCCCTCTTCCCTTGCTACCTCCGTTCCCGCAGCGAACGCCTCCCAGGCGAGCCGATGAACATCCTCGTTTGAGACGCCATGCTGGTGTACCATTAGAATGGAGATATCGTCTCCGGTATAACTCACATAATAATCGGATAATAGTGAGCTACCTTTTTCCCTTATGTATTCAGAAACCCTTTTTATGATCCGTTCGCTCGGCGCCAAATGACCACCGATACTTCCGATATCGGCTTTTATTGCTGTTAGCGTTGTCTTCATACATCCCTCCCTTCTTTTAATGACCACCTCAATTTGAAAAACGGTAAGAAAATGATACCATAAAAAGGCTATAAGCTCAAGGTGAGAATCTCAGCCAGAAGGAAGCTTTCAGGATGCGAATAACGATCGATATAAGACCTCTCCTTCGTCGTCCCACCGGGGTGGGAAGATATCTTATAGGACTGATCGAAGCCCTCTCCCTTCTCGATGGAGAGAATGCCTATCTCCTTTTCACCAGTTCTCTTCGCGATAGGTTCATCGAAGGAAGCCTCCGGATTGGGGAAAACTTCGAGGTGCGGGATTTTCATCTTCCCGTACGGCTGGTTAATCTCCTCTGGCACAGGTTGCGTTTCCCCCCAGTGGAGACCTTTTTAGGGGAGATCGATATCGCCCATTCCCCATCTCCCCTGATAATGCCCACCCGGAAGGCGAAGAGGATCATCACCCTGCACGACCTCTATTTCCTCCGCCATCCTGAGCTCGCTTATGGTGAGATACGCCGGGATTATATACCGCTGGTGAGGAAGAGTGCGGTGTTCGCTCATTCTGCTATTTCTGTATCTCAATTCACCAAGAATGAGGCGGTAGAGCTTATCGGTATCCCCGAGGAGAAGGTACGGGTGATCCCATCCGGTGTCTCGCCCCATTTCTTTGAGCGGGTGGATAAGGGAAAGATCGTTCAGGTGAAGAGGATCTTTGGCATCAAGGGGAATTATCTCATCTTCGTAGGAGGGGGGGAACCAAGAAAGAACCTGCCATTAGCCCTTTCCGCCTTCAGGATGTTTCTTGGAAGAACCAATTTCCGCTTTAGCCTGGTTGTTATAGGCGGTCTTGGCAGATGGGAGAAAGAGATAATGAGTGAGATAGATCGCCTTTCCCTTTGGGATAATGTTATCCTAACCGGTTATGTGGTAGATGAATCTCTTATTCCACTTTATGCTGGGGCGGATGCCCTTCTCTACCCTTCGCGTTATGAGGGTTTCGGTTTTCCGATGCTTGAGGCTATGGCTGTTGGTACCCCGGTGATCGCCTCGGATACCTCCTCCCTCCCTGAGATAGCTGGCTCTGCCGTCGTCCTCCTTCCTCCGGATGACCCCGAGGCGTGGGCGGATGCGATGTACAGGTTGATTTTTGAACCTGAATTGAGGAAGGAATTGATAAAAAAGGGCAAGGAAAGGGCGAGGGAATTCTCTTGGGAGGAGGCGGCGAGAAAAACTCTTTCCCTTTATCGGGAGCTTATCTGATAAAATATAGTTGATGAAGATCGGTATTGACGCACGAGAGCTTCAGGGGAGACCTACCGGAGTAGGAAGGTATCTTAAGACGCTTCTCCTCCATCTTCCAGAGCTTCTTCCGGAATGTAAATTTGTCCTCTATCATTCGACCAGGTTTGCCTGCGAGCTTCCGAACTTGTCCCGGCTTACCTTAAGGCTCATCCCCAAAGGGTTGATCCCGTTGAACACCTATTGGGAACAATTTGTTCTTCCTCGTGAGGTAAAGAAGGACAGGCTATCCCTCTTCTTTTCCCCAGGCTATTTTCTCCCCCTTTCTCTTTCTCTCCCCCGGGTGGTGGCGATCCACGACATTTCTTTTGAAGCACATCCTGAGTGGTTTTCTCTTAAAGAACGGATAAGAAGACGCCGTTTCATCCGCAAGGCAGCAGAAATAGCCGATCTCGTGCTCACCGATTCCCGCTTCTCCAAGGAGGAACTCCTCCGATATTACCACCTGCCAGAAGAAAAGGTGAAGGTTGTTTACCTCGGGGTGGATCCTTTCTTCAAGCCCATCGATGACGAGGAGAAGCTATCAGAGCTCAGGGATAAGCTCGAATTGGAGAGGGATGAGAAGATAATCCTCTTTGCGGGGAGCATCCTTCCCCGAAGGCGTATACCGGAGCTCATTCGGGCACTGCCCTTGATCCTTCGCCAGGTGCCGGAGGCGATTTTGGTAATCGCGGGTGAAAATAGGACCTTTCCTTACATCAACCTGCCGCTCCTCGCCTCCGAGCTCGGGGTGAGGGAGCGGGTTCGTTTCTGTGGTTTTATGGGTGAGGAGGCGCTAAATCTCCTCTATAACTTAGCCTCGGTCTTCATCTATCTCTCCGATTACGAAGGGTTTGGTCTTCCTCCCCTCGAGGCTATGGCTGTTGGCACCCCGGTGGTGACGAGCGATAGCTCATCTTTGAGGGAGCTCTACCAGGGGTCGGCGCTCCTTCTTTCATCTTTTGAGCCAAAGGAGATAGCGGATGGTGTGGTAAGCCTCCTCCTCGAGGAAGAAAAAAGAGATGAATTGATTGCGAAGGGTTTTTCCCTCGCTGAGAAGCTTAGTTCAAGGCGGATGGCGGAAGAGGTTGCCTCTCTTCTTAAACCCCTCTTAGGTAACGCCCTTGGTTAAGGTAAGCGTGGTAATCATTAGTTATAATTCCGCTTCTACCATTCTCGAGACGGTGGCCTCCCTTGTTGATCCCCCCCCTCCTTTCCCTTTGGAGGTGATAGTGGTGGATAACTCATCGAGTGATGAGACAGTCAATTTGGTAAGGAAGAATTTCCCTGCGGTGAGGCTCATCTTGAACGAGCATAATCTTGGCTTTGCCCGGGCGAATAATATCGGAGCAAATGAGGCGGAGGGCAGGTTTCTCCTCTTTTTGAACCCCGATGCTAAGATTACCTCAAAGGAGCTTTCCTTGATGCTTAGTCGGATGGAGAAGGACGATGGTATTGGGGGGATAGGTCCTGCTATTTTTTCTCCTGATGGACGGTATGAGCTTTCCTATGGTTTTAAGCCCAGTTTTTTGAATGAGTTATATCAGAAATTACTTTCTTTTCTCCTTTCGCGAAGGAATATTCTCTCCCGTTTTCTGGCGAGAAAAAGGCTCGGAAGGGAACGGGAGGTTCCTTGGCTTACCGCCGCCTGCTTGCTCCTCCGAAGAGAGGCTTTTGAACGGGTGGCTGGATTTGATGAGCGGTTCTTCCTCTACTTCGAGGATGTCGATCTCTCGCTCAGGATCAGAGAGGCGGGGTTTTCTTTAATCTATTTCCCCGAAGCGATCGTTATTCATAGGAGGGGGGGAAGTACTTCTCTATTTCCCCTCTCGGTTGCCAAGGAGTACCGGAGGAGTCAACTTTATTTCTATGGGAAGCATTATGGAAAGGGAAGGTTGATCCTGCTTAAGGTTTATCTTATAGTCAAATTCTTCTTCGGGTTGCTTTTTTCCCTCTTGAGGTTGACGGGAAAGGAGCCGTTTTTCTATATCGAGATGATAAAATTTGTCTTGCGTTATCGGAGTGGGTGATGGCACGGATAGGCATCGACGCGAGGAAGATAGCCGATTTTGGTATCGGAAGCCATATTTACTTTCTCCTGAAGAACTTCGCCGAGGTGGATAAGGAGCATCGTTTCTTCCTTTTCGCCCATCCAGACGATGCCCATTATTTCTCCGAATTTCCTGCCCGGTTCGAGTTCGTCCCGGAATACTCGGGCAAATATTCCCTTGGGGAGCTTTTTTCCCTTTCCTACAAAGCGAGGAAACTTAGACTCGATCTCTTTCATTCTCCCCATTATGTGCTTCCCTTCCTCCTCCCCTGTCCCGCAGTGGTCACGGTACACGATCTTATCCATCTTCTCTTTCCCCAGTATCTTCCCCACAATTGGGCGAAGTTTTATGCCCGTTATATGATAGGAAGGGGAGTAAAAAGAGCGAGCCGGGTGATTACTGTATCCCATTCGTCGAAGAGGGATATACTCCGTTTCTTCCGGGTGCCTGAGGAGAAGATTGAAGTGATCTATAACGGAGTGGCGCCGGAGTTGATGGAGCCTTTGAGTTCTGAGGAACTCGATAAGGTGAGGCGAAAATACGGGATATATGAGCCCTTTCTTCTCTTCGTGGGAAATCTTAAGCCCCACAAGAACCTAAGGCGTCTCATATCCTCTTTTGCTCGGGTGGCGGTACAAGTTCCCGAGCTTCTTCTGGTAGTGGTAGGGGATGAGCTTCATAATCATCCGGATCTGGCTCGTGAGGTTGAGGAGAAGAAGCTCAAGGGCCGGGTTCGCTTCTTCGGCTATACCGAACGGGGAGAGCTGAAAGGGCTTTATCAATTAGCGGAAATCCTCGTTTTTCCCTCGCTTTATGAGGGATTTGGCCTTCCTCCTCTCGAAGCGATGGCAGTTGGTACCCCGGTGGTGGCGAGCAATGTCTCCTCCATCCCTGAGGTTGTAGGCGACGCTGCCCTGCTTGTAGACCCCCGCGATGAAGAGATGATAGCCAAAGGCATCCTTCGCCTCCTGAATGAGAGGGGGCTGAAGCAGGATTTGATAGAAAAGGGGAAGAAGAGGGCAAAGATCTTTTCCTGGCGCAAGACAGCAGAGCTTACTTTGGAGGTCTACAATCAGGTTCTTCGCTGAAATTGGATGAATTGCTTCGAGAATTTTAAAAGGTAGTGTTTTTATTTTATTGATTTTATTCCCCTCTTTTGATAGAGTAAGCACGATTATTTTATAGGATTGACGGAAAGGGGGAATGGAGATGAGGAAGATAATTGAATGTGTTCCTAACTTCAGCGAGGGAAAGAGGAAAGAGGTAATAGATGAGATAGTGAACGCGGTGAAGGAAACCCCTGGGGTGCGGGTGCTCAATATATCCTCCGATCCCAGTCATAATCGTTCGGTACTAACTATGGTAGGCGATGATAAAGGATTGAAGCAGGCGGTACTCACCTTATTCGAAAAGGCGGTTTCCTTGATCGATCTAACCAAACATAAAGGCGAGCATCCGCGGATGGGGGCGGTAGATGTGGTTCCCTTTGTCCCGGTAAAAGGGGTGACGATGGACGATTGTATCGCCCTCTCCAAAGAGGTAGGGAAAGAGGTAGGGGAGCGGTTTAAGATACCGGTCTATCTCTATGAGG containing:
- a CDS encoding glycosyltransferase family 2 protein; translation: MVKVSVVIISYNSASTILETVASLVDPPPPFPLEVIVVDNSSSDETVNLVRKNFPAVRLILNEHNLGFARANNIGANEAEGRFLLFLNPDAKITSKELSLMLSRMEKDDGIGGIGPAIFSPDGRYELSYGFKPSFLNELYQKLLSFLLSRRNILSRFLARKRLGREREVPWLTAACLLLRREAFERVAGFDERFFLYFEDVDLSLRIREAGFSLIYFPEAIVIHRRGGSTSLFPLSVAKEYRRSQLYFYGKHYGKGRLILLKVYLIVKFFFGLLFSLLRLTGKEPFFYIEMIKFVLRYRSG
- a CDS encoding glycosyltransferase family 4 protein, which translates into the protein MARIGIDARKIADFGIGSHIYFLLKNFAEVDKEHRFFLFAHPDDAHYFSEFPARFEFVPEYSGKYSLGELFSLSYKARKLRLDLFHSPHYVLPFLLPCPAVVTVHDLIHLLFPQYLPHNWAKFYARYMIGRGVKRASRVITVSHSSKRDILRFFRVPEEKIEVIYNGVAPELMEPLSSEELDKVRRKYGIYEPFLLFVGNLKPHKNLRRLISSFARVAVQVPELLLVVVGDELHNHPDLAREVEEKKLKGRVRFFGYTERGELKGLYQLAEILVFPSLYEGFGLPPLEAMAVGTPVVASNVSSIPEVVGDAALLVDPRDEEMIAKGILRLLNERGLKQDLIEKGKKRAKIFSWRKTAELTLEVYNQVLR
- a CDS encoding glycosyltransferase family 4 protein; amino-acid sequence: MRITIDIRPLLRRPTGVGRYLIGLIEALSLLDGENAYLLFTSSLRDRFIEGSLRIGENFEVRDFHLPVRLVNLLWHRLRFPPVETFLGEIDIAHSPSPLIMPTRKAKRIITLHDLYFLRHPELAYGEIRRDYIPLVRKSAVFAHSAISVSQFTKNEAVELIGIPEEKVRVIPSGVSPHFFERVDKGKIVQVKRIFGIKGNYLIFVGGGEPRKNLPLALSAFRMFLGRTNFRFSLVVIGGLGRWEKEIMSEIDRLSLWDNVILTGYVVDESLIPLYAGADALLYPSRYEGFGFPMLEAMAVGTPVIASDTSSLPEIAGSAVVLLPPDDPEAWADAMYRLIFEPELRKELIKKGKERAREFSWEEAARKTLSLYRELI
- a CDS encoding glycosyltransferase family 4 protein, with the protein product MKIGIDARELQGRPTGVGRYLKTLLLHLPELLPECKFVLYHSTRFACELPNLSRLTLRLIPKGLIPLNTYWEQFVLPREVKKDRLSLFFSPGYFLPLSLSLPRVVAIHDISFEAHPEWFSLKERIRRRRFIRKAAEIADLVLTDSRFSKEELLRYYHLPEEKVKVVYLGVDPFFKPIDDEEKLSELRDKLELERDEKIILFAGSILPRRRIPELIRALPLILRQVPEAILVIAGENRTFPYINLPLLASELGVRERVRFCGFMGEEALNLLYNLASVFIYLSDYEGFGLPPLEAMAVGTPVVTSDSSSLRELYQGSALLLSSFEPKEIADGVVSLLLEEEKRDELIAKGFSLAEKLSSRRMAEEVASLLKPLLGNALG